One genomic region from Branchiostoma lanceolatum isolate klBraLanc5 chromosome 7, klBraLanc5.hap2, whole genome shotgun sequence encodes:
- the LOC136439127 gene encoding uncharacterized protein encodes MIRGGVTCSPHGLAMTCVVVFLLFTVGKLDASLLVTNGTNIISYNISTSQETVLPVSETGGIIALAVDVDGQRLYYADAETDAIVRCELDGSDQQTIVSTDVTQPTGIAYDWVSGLVYWTDEGRGTVEVAQGDGANRKTLISGQMFPRGIAVDPISGYLFWGNQGDFTLRRARLDGSDVEVLHNTGLFWPNEIVVDVQQSRLYWIEGYYGYIGSSDLDGTDRTIIANVSSGHVLFGLALHEDTLYYTSWDGKVFSVDRDSGEQDEVVMEGESEKLLGLVAVHSSRQPTGSNQCQSDNGDCSHLCLPTGPGTRICTCPDDGGLAIGKDNKTCAEPGQFLLYAKANEGQIMMLTTDLGMAARPVLLDQGVRPVAVAYDPVEQRVYWNDVATHSINRVFLNGTGSEVFLDSANGVASVEGLAVDWHNRRLYFSNLGLHYTGVSWGRVEMVGLDRTGHRRLLEGHVQKPRSIVLDLEARHMYITDWGEEPKILRSDLDGRNPQTIVSSDMENPNGLAIGDGKLFWVDSHVKSGENSTGTLEQAELDGSNRAVLMQETVPFQIPFGLAVQDDTLYWTDWGEDGTGALFQGNSGTGDHQVVVGGLGDPMAVTVCNKSYTTADEPSPCAGGDCSHICVPTAGSYRCMCPDVGGLMLGSDGKSCVEPQQFLLIADLTEIRMVTLDSPDRYPYPIIQVHDLYSNIAAVTYDPESQMAYFSDVGCRSVLRAFLNGTGLEVVYSGTGVSDGMTIDPVDRYLYWTDGERGTIERIALGSGEETHEVLLQGLDKPRAIVVVPETNYMYWTEWGESPAVKRASMEVNATDVQNLVEGDLFWPNGLVIDSEDNKLYIGEGNITKIEAALLDGSDRNVILDESSGHVYGFAKLGNVLLWSDWAEQSVKMMTLGSGEVQVLIDGLMRPGELHVYQPSNFTDSIWPIRSTTEPNQPSTTTESTTIPKATTSLDPTITQEPATASESTTTKEHSTTTEPTTTLKPTTTLDLSTTQEPAATTEPTTIQEPTMNTEPTITQEPTTTQDPTMTNEPVTTPDPTTTLDPTTAQDPSTTTNEPTATPDPITTAEPTTNPDPTTTTEPTTNPDPTTTAEPTTNPDPTTTAEPTTTPDPTTTAEPTTTPDPTTTAEPTTSPVPTTTLQPSTPSLTLTCKDLNKTSPCFTTCHSHQHADFTLESDKSYVEVDFRHYASALNGTPDVEIILQKSTQVATYPIADLTASVDAHKDYHENHTDFNLLATLTLGNETCDIRFRLRDDTAPTVAESCPTEPIMLDGDDCTNIDTSTFYDKSWFTDNVGMPDICNSKFTNFTLRSGENTTVLWESCPDIGGRRSVDPKDTCAVVFKCKEKRCDEFPKEKSPVCGLLICGNATDNGRQMCTAYCKEKCRRGKDYYYDKDVASFHDFKKKEHTFTCQSGLWTPFSFDDPNYPAFKGSYCTDSAEAACDCRYKFKAKCPRTSDSTERESLLRELWIEHQESIQRLCVSDVNCKVKVHCGSYAHRDRREAEGSVLLADVTFTSVSLDDYNPATMQTFAAANTSMYLAVNALRQLVESGDLDVNVNGTNYTVDPTSFTADFSNWGCPDGYIFYAGACYPCTEGSYYVGIDRACPRCPEGTYQDEIGQMTCKPCPSGRSTNGTGATSNDTCQVVLTPEDTTIDLPPEAFLAVGFISVLAMGAVVAVVVTRHWKKRQSKVTKVKPFVDRYDIEQVQYGFPSKSKDKVISDRMIIPPHWPKHQKIAPMPLSAWDSYCRDPKGCPMDASFVMLPSTTIPPKGEVRDKGTPPQQMPNMIVESDC; translated from the exons ATGATTCGTGGAGGCGTCACCTGCAGTCCACACGGACTGGCCATGACATGCGTCGTTGTTTTCTTACTCTTTACGGTTGGGAAACTTG ATGCAAGTCTGTTGGTGACTAACGGAACCAATATCATCAGCTACAACATTTCTACAAGCCAGGAGACAGTCTTACCTGTGTCG GAAACTGGCGGTATCATCGCCCTCGCCGTTGACGTTGACGGCCAACGTCTGTACTATGCAGACGCCGAAACAGATGCGATAGTGCGATGTGAACTCGACGGTTCCGACCAGCAAACCATCGTCAGCACAG ACGTGACCCAGCCGACCGGTATCGCCTATGACTGGGTCTCAGGGCTGGTGTACTGGACAGATGAGGGGCGGGGCACGGTGGAGGTTGCCCAGGGAGACGGCGCCAATAGGAAGACTCTCATCTCGGGACAGATGTTCCCCAGAGGGATCGCCGTGGACCCCATCTCTGG ATATCTGTTCTGGGGGAACCAAGGGGACTTCACTCTCCGGCGCGCACGGCTGGACGGCTCGGATGTGGAGGTCTTACACAACACCGGGCTGTTCTGGCCGAACGAAATAGTTGTGGACGTTCAGCAAAG CCGCCTGTACTGGATTGAAGGCTACTATGGTTACATCGGGTCCAGTGACTTGGACGGGACAGACCGAACCATTATCGCAAACGTTTCTTCCGGACACGTGCTGTTTGGACTTGCCCTGCATGAGGACACGCTGTACTATACGTCTTGGGATGGCAAGGTATTCTCTGTGGATAGAGACTCTGGGGAACAGGATGAGGTTGTCATGGAGGGAGAGTCTGAGAAGCTTCTTGGACTTGTCGCTGTACATTCCAGTAGGCAGCCAACAG GGAGTAACCAATGCCAAAGTGACAACGGTGACTGCAGCCACCTGTGCCTTCCAACTGGACCAGGCACCAGGATTTGCACCTGTCCAGATGACGGGGGACTGGCCATTGGgaaggacaacaaaacatgtgcaG AGCCAGGCCAGTTCCTGTTGTATGCCAAGGCAAATGAGGGACAGATCATGATGTTGACCACAGACCTGGGCATGGCGGCCAGACCTGTCCTGTTGGACCAGGGTGTGCGACCTGTGGCTGTGGCTTATGATCCTGTTGAACAG AGAGTATACTGGAATGATGTGGCCACGCACAGTATCAACAGGGTGTTCCTGAATGGAACAGGCTCGGAGGTGTTCTTGGACAGCGCAAATGGGGTTGCATCAGTAGAAG GTCTTGCCGTTGACTGGCATAATCGGCGGCTGTACTTCTCCAACCTGGGCCTGCACTACACAGGAGTGAGCTGGGGGAGGGTGGAGATGGTCGGGCTGGACAGGACGGGACACCGGCGGCTGCTGGAAGGACATGTACAGAAGCCGAGGTCCATAGTACTAGACCTGGAGGCCAG acacatgtacatcacagaTTGGGGTGAAGAGCCCAAGATCCTGAGGTCTGACCTGGATGGCAGAAATCCCCAGACCATTGTGTCATCAGACATGGAGAACCCCAATGGCCTAGCAATCGGTGATGGGAAACTGTTCTGGGTCGACTCACATGTGAAAAGTGGGGAGAATAGCACAGGGACCCTGGAACAAGCCGAACTGGACGGGAGCAACAGGGCTGTACTGATGCAGGAAACTGTACCGTTTCAA ATCCCCTTTGGCCTGGCTGTGCAGGATGACACCCTGTACTGGACAGACTGGGGGGAGGATGGGACTGGGGCTCTGTTCCAGGGGAACAGTGGAACAGGGGACCATCAGGTGGTGGTGGGAGGACTGGGAGATCCCATGGCTGTTACAGTCTGTAATAAGTCATACACCACTGCTGATG AGCCCAGTCCTTGTGCAGGAGGTGATTGTAGCCACATCTGTGTCCCCACTGCTGGGTCCTACAGATGTATGTGCCCTGATGTTGGAGGTCTGATGCTTGGAAGTGATGGCAAGTCTTGTGTCG AGCCACAACAGTTTCTCCTCATTGCTGACCTGACAGAGATCCGCATGGTTACGCTGGACTCCCCTGACAGATATCCCTACCCCATCATCCAAGTCCACGACCTCTACAGCAACATTGCAGCTGTGACCTACGACCCAGAGTCCCAGATGGCGTACTTCAGTGATGTGGGGTGTCGGTCCGTCCTTAGGGCCTTCCTGAACGGTACGGGTCTAGAGGTGGTGTACAGTGGCACAGGTGTGTCAGACGGGATGACGATTGATCCTGTGGACAGGTACCTGTACTGGACAGATGGAGAAAGAGGAACCATTGAGAGGATTGCACTCGGTAGTGGTGAGGAGACTCATGAAGTGCTGCTACAGGGGCTGGATAAGCCGAGAGCCATTGTGGTGGTCCCAGAAACTAA ctacatgtactggaCTGAGTGGGGTGAGAGCCCAGCTGTGAAGCGGGCATCCATGGAGGTGAATGCTACAGATGTGCAGAACCTGGTGGAAGGTGACCTGTTCTGGCCAAATGGACTTGTCATTGACAGTGAGGACAACAAACTCTACATCGGGGAAGGCAACATCACCAAGATAGAAGCAGCATTGTTGGATG GCTCTGACCGGAATGTAATCTTGGATGAAAGCAGTGGCCATGTGTACGGGTTCGCTAAACTTGGGAATGTCCTGCTGTGGAGTGACTGGGCAGAACAAAGTGTCAAGATGATGACTCTGGGCAGTGGTGAAGTACAGGTTCTCATTGATGGTCTCATGAGGCCAGGAGAATTACATGTGTATCAGCCATCAAACTTTACTGACAGTATTTGGCCTATCCGCTCTACCACTGAGCCCAACCAGCCCAGTACAACAACTGAGTCTACAACAATCCCCAAAGCCACTACAAGTCTTGATCCTACAATCACTCAAGAGCCAGCTACAGCCTCTGAGTCTACAACAACCAAGGAGCATAGTACAACCACTGAACCTACAACAACCCTTAAACCCACTACAACTCTTGATCTTTCCACAACTCAAGAGCCTGCTGCAACCACTGAACCTACAACCATTCAAGAGCCCACTATGAATACAGAGCCaacgataactcaagagccCACTACAACTCAAGATCCCACTATGACAAATGAACCTGTAACAACACCAGATCCTACTACAACCCTTGATCCTACAACAGCTCAAGATCCCAGTACAACCACCAATGAGCCTACAGCAACTCCAGACCCTATTACAACTGCTGAGCCTACAACAAATCCAGACCCTACTACAACTACTGAGCCTACAACAAATCCAGACCCTACTACAACTGCTGAGCCTACAACAAATCCAGACCCTACTACAACTGCTGAGCCTACAACAACTCCAGACCCTACTACAACTGCTGAGCCTACAACAACTCCAGACCCTACTACAACTGCTGAGCCTACAACAAGTCCAGTACCCACCACAACCCTTCAGCCCTCTACACCATCTCTGACTCTCACTTGCAAAGACCTAA ACAAAACGTCACCATGTTTTACAACATGCCATAGTCATCAACATGCAGACTTCACCCTTGAGTCAGACAAGTCATATGTTGAAGTGGATTTTCGACACTATGCATCAGCACTTAATGGAACACCAGATGTGGAAATAATACTGCAGAAGTCAACCCAAGTTGCTACATATCCGATAGCTGACCTTACTGCTTCAGTGGATGCTCATAAGGACTATCATGAAAATCACACAGACTTCAACCTTCTAGCAACACTAACTTTGGGGAATGAAACATGCGACATACGGTTTCGTctaagag ATGATACAGCACCTACAGTCGCAGAAAGCTGCCCAACCGAGCCCATCATGCTTGATGGAGACGACTGCACAAATATCGACACCTCCACATTTTATGACAAGTCTTGGTTTACCGACAACGTAGGAATGCCAGACATATGCAACTCCAAATTTACGAACTTCACCCTCAGAAGTGGTGAAAACACAACTGTCCTGTGGGAAAGTTGTCCAGATATTGGTGGGCGTCGGTCAGTGGATCCTAAAGATACATGTGCTGTTGTCTTCAAATGCAAGGAAAAAC GTTGTGATGAATTTCCTAAAGAGAAGAGCCCTGTGTGCGGCCTTCTTATCTGTGGTAATGCAACTGACAACGGGAGGCAGATGTGCACAGCTTACTGCAAGGAAAAATGTAGACGCGGAAAAGACTATTATTATGATAAAGATGTTGCCAGCTTTCATGACTTCAAAAAGAAGGAACATACATTCACATGTCAGTCTGGTTTGTGGACTCCATTTAGTTTCGACGATCCTAATTATCCAGCTTTCAAAGGTTCATATTGCACCG ATTCTGCTGAAGCTGCATGTGATTGTCGATACAAATTCAAAGCAAAGTGCCCTAGGACTTCTGATTCCACGGAGAGGGAATCACTGTTGAGGGAACTTTGGATAGAACATCAAGAGAGCATCCAGAGGCTGTGTGTGAGTGATGTCAATTGTAAAGTGAAAGTTCACTGTGGAAGTTACGCACACCGAGATCGACGTGAAGCTGAAGGCTCTGTGCTGTTGGCAGATGTCACCTTCACATCTGTGTCATTAGATGACTACAATCCAGCAACGATGCAAACATTTGCTGCAGCAAATACTTCCATGTATCTTGCTGTAAATGCCTTGAGGCAGTTAGTTGAATCAGGTGACCTAGATGTGAATGTCAATGGCACAAATTACACAGTTGACCCCACCTCATTCACAGCTGACTTCAGCAACTGGGGCTGTCCTGACGGGTACATCTTCTATGCTGGTGCTTGTT ATCCCTGTACAGAGGGCAGCTACTATGTGGGCATTGACCGAGCCTGTCCCCGCTGCCCAGAAGGCACGTACCAGGACGAGATTGGACAGATGACCTGTAAGCCATGTCCTAGTGGAAGGTCAACCAACGGTACTGGGGCAACCAGTAATGACACATGCCAAG TTGTCCTTACACCAGAAGACACCACCATTGATCTTCCCCCTGAAGCATTCCTAGCAGTTGGCTTCATCTCTGTCCTCGCTATGGGGGCTGTAGTTGCAGTAGTTGTGACTCGCCACTGGAAGAAGAGACAGTCTAAGGTAACCAAGGTGAAGCCGTTTGTAGACAGGTATGACATAGAGCAGGTTCAGTACGGTTTCCCTTCGAAGTCTAAAGATAAGGTAATATCAGACAGGATGATTATTCCGCCACATTGGCCCAAACACCAGAAAATCGCTCCCATGCCCCTGTCAGCATGGGACTCCTATTGCAGAGACCCAAAGGGTTGTCCGATGGATGCCAGTTTTGTAATGTTGCCGAGTACAACTATCCCACCTAAGGGAGAAGTACGCGACAAGGGCACACCTCCACAACAGATGCCCAACATGATTGTAGAGTCCGACTGTTAA